The following are encoded together in the Tepidiforma bonchosmolovskayae genome:
- a CDS encoding O-antigen ligase family protein — protein sequence MPHLDLALIVLVQAALLAAVVILREPKLLIPAVVIGLPVEYLQTQTVDTLGEGGIGGAIRAMLNPGKAAMAATVVIALWRARYEPRRLLPRSGVLLPALVILFLSVVGLAWSDLQRPNNAVLILVLYVAFVFAAPSLIEDRRDLERVLAAFFLAAIGLSLLAVAQRLLGVFQWRAILVQSDAYSYRSNATFADPNNLARYLAITMALAAASLLALGPRRLTVYLAAPALVLSAPALIATASRSGWLGMLMASFIVVVLAPVPRYTKVRINVAAFGTLGALLSLLLIQGGSDAARVRSLASGLDVVLGVRRFLIRAGWEMWKDNPLVGVGTGGYQNALVTVYNYVMPAWAKTSLSHTSFISILAEWGLVGVAAFAFFAGRVGASCARIYRSAGDPFERMLGGWLIAAFVEILFQSQSEGRLFEEPYLWLLLALVAALEAGAARRAPAAAPAAADAPAAAAPAPPREPAPAPA from the coding sequence GTGCCCCATCTCGACCTCGCGCTCATCGTACTCGTCCAGGCGGCCCTCCTCGCCGCCGTGGTCATCCTCCGCGAGCCGAAGCTGCTCATCCCCGCGGTCGTCATCGGCCTCCCCGTCGAGTACCTCCAGACGCAGACGGTCGACACGCTCGGCGAGGGCGGCATCGGCGGGGCGATCCGCGCCATGCTCAACCCCGGCAAGGCCGCCATGGCGGCCACCGTCGTCATCGCCCTCTGGCGCGCCCGGTACGAGCCGCGGCGGCTCCTTCCGCGGAGCGGGGTGCTCCTTCCGGCGCTCGTCATCCTCTTCCTGTCGGTCGTCGGCCTCGCCTGGTCCGACCTGCAGCGGCCGAACAACGCCGTCCTCATCCTCGTGCTGTATGTGGCGTTCGTCTTCGCCGCGCCGTCGCTCATCGAAGACCGGCGCGACCTCGAGCGGGTGCTCGCGGCGTTCTTCCTTGCGGCAATCGGGCTTTCGCTCCTGGCTGTGGCCCAGCGGCTGCTCGGCGTCTTCCAGTGGCGGGCCATCCTCGTCCAGTCCGATGCCTACAGCTACCGCTCGAACGCCACCTTCGCCGACCCGAACAACCTGGCGCGCTACCTCGCGATAACGATGGCGCTGGCGGCGGCCAGCCTCCTCGCCCTGGGGCCGCGCCGGCTGACGGTCTACCTCGCCGCGCCGGCGCTCGTGCTCTCCGCGCCCGCGCTCATCGCCACCGCCTCCCGCTCGGGCTGGCTCGGCATGCTGATGGCGAGCTTCATCGTGGTGGTCCTGGCGCCTGTGCCGCGCTACACGAAAGTCCGCATCAACGTCGCCGCCTTCGGCACGCTCGGTGCCCTCCTCAGCCTGCTCCTCATCCAGGGCGGCTCCGATGCGGCCCGCGTCCGTTCGCTCGCCAGCGGGCTCGATGTTGTCCTCGGCGTCCGCCGGTTCCTCATCCGCGCGGGCTGGGAGATGTGGAAGGATAACCCGCTCGTCGGCGTCGGGACCGGCGGCTACCAGAACGCCCTGGTCACGGTCTACAACTATGTGATGCCCGCCTGGGCGAAGACCTCGCTCTCCCACACCTCATTCATCAGCATCCTCGCCGAATGGGGGCTGGTCGGCGTCGCGGCCTTCGCCTTCTTCGCGGGCAGGGTCGGGGCTTCCTGCGCGCGCATCTACCGCAGCGCCGGCGACCCCTTCGAGCGGATGCTCGGGGGCTGGCTCATCGCCGCCTTCGTCGAAATCCTCTTCCAGTCGCAGTCCGAGGGCCGGCTGTTCGAGGAGCCGTACCTCTGGCTGCTGCTCGCGCTGGTCGCCGCGCTCGAAGCCGGCGCCGCCCGGCGCGCGCCCGCTGCCGCGCCCGCCGCCGCGGACGCGCCCGCTGCAGCCGCGCCTGCTCCGCCCCGCGAGCCGGCGCCGGCCCCGGCCTGA
- the cofD gene encoding 2-phospho-L-lactate transferase — translation MYTVLAGGVGASRFLQGLAAAVPQREIAVISNTGDDLEFAGLHVSPDTDIVIYALAGAVNPETGWGLAGDTFAVVEALERFGYPRWFNLGDRDLAMSLHRTRLLREGWPVHRITADLARAWGLEIRLLPMSDDPVRTVIEGPEGELPFQEYMVRLRTDVEVRGFRFAGAEAARPAPGVLEAIREARAVILAPSNPFVSIGPILAVPGIREALAATRARRAAISPIIAGQVVKGPAAKMLASLGHEVSALGVARLYRGLIDLFVLDTADAALATEVEALGMRALVTETLMTTAERKRALAAAVLAALEAAP, via the coding sequence ATGTACACGGTCCTTGCCGGCGGCGTCGGAGCCTCCCGCTTCCTCCAGGGGCTCGCCGCGGCCGTCCCCCAGCGCGAGATCGCCGTCATCTCCAACACCGGCGACGACCTCGAATTCGCAGGGCTCCACGTTTCGCCCGATACCGACATCGTCATCTACGCACTCGCCGGCGCCGTGAACCCCGAGACCGGCTGGGGGCTCGCCGGCGATACCTTCGCCGTCGTCGAAGCGCTCGAGCGGTTCGGCTACCCGCGCTGGTTCAACCTCGGCGACCGCGACCTCGCGATGTCGCTCCACCGGACCCGCCTCCTCCGCGAGGGCTGGCCCGTGCACCGCATCACCGCCGACCTGGCCCGCGCCTGGGGCCTCGAAATCCGCCTCCTGCCGATGAGCGACGACCCGGTCCGCACGGTCATCGAAGGGCCGGAGGGCGAGCTGCCGTTCCAGGAGTACATGGTCCGCCTGCGGACGGATGTGGAGGTCCGGGGCTTCCGCTTCGCCGGCGCGGAGGCGGCCCGCCCGGCCCCGGGCGTGCTCGAAGCGATCCGCGAGGCCAGGGCCGTCATCCTCGCGCCGAGCAACCCGTTCGTCAGCATTGGGCCGATCCTCGCCGTCCCCGGCATCCGCGAGGCGCTGGCCGCCACCCGCGCCCGCCGGGCCGCCATCAGCCCGATCATCGCCGGGCAGGTGGTCAAGGGCCCGGCCGCGAAGATGCTCGCCTCGCTCGGCCACGAGGTCTCGGCCCTCGGCGTGGCCCGGCTCTACCGCGGGCTCATCGACCTCTTCGTGCTCGATACGGCCGATGCAGCGCTCGCGACCGAAGTCGAGGCGCTCGGCATGCGCGCCCTCGTCACCGAGACGCTGATGACGACCGCCGAGCGGAAGCGCGCGCTCGCCGCTGCGGTCCTCGCCGCGCTGGAGGCTGCCCCGTGA
- the cofC gene encoding 2-phospho-L-lactate guanylyltransferase: MTLPVLIPVNRLEQAKGRLAPLLTEAEREELALITAETVAHAAGADAVILTADPRVIERMAGRYRVLAEDPAVHGLNGQLERAIARLQADGTVADRLLILHADLPLVRGWTIATLAEEDDGPGCVVMVRSADGGTNAMLLHPPGRFRLAYGPGSFERHAAAARAAGLRVVESPNRELQLDLDTPADVAALLATARGQQTAAGHYLLAIGADRRLAAAQT; encoded by the coding sequence GTGACCCTCCCGGTCCTCATCCCCGTCAACCGGCTCGAACAGGCCAAAGGCCGCCTCGCTCCCCTCCTCACCGAGGCCGAGCGCGAGGAGCTGGCGCTCATCACCGCAGAGACCGTGGCCCACGCCGCCGGCGCCGACGCCGTCATCCTCACCGCCGACCCGCGGGTGATCGAGCGGATGGCCGGGCGCTACCGCGTCCTCGCTGAAGACCCGGCCGTGCACGGCCTGAACGGCCAGCTCGAACGCGCGATCGCACGGCTCCAGGCCGACGGCACCGTCGCCGACCGCCTCCTCATCCTTCACGCCGACCTTCCCCTCGTGCGCGGCTGGACCATCGCAACGCTTGCGGAGGAGGACGACGGCCCCGGCTGTGTCGTCATGGTGCGCAGCGCCGACGGCGGCACCAACGCGATGCTCCTCCACCCGCCGGGCCGCTTCCGGCTCGCCTACGGGCCGGGCAGCTTCGAACGGCACGCGGCCGCCGCCCGCGCCGCCGGACTGCGCGTCGTCGAAAGCCCGAACCGCGAACTGCAGCTCGACCTCGATACCCCGGCCGATGTCGCCGCCCTCCTCGCGACGGCCCGGGGCCAGCAGACGGCCGCCGGCCACTACCTCCTCGCCATCGGGGCCGACCGGCGCCTCGCGGCAGCGCAGACATGA
- a CDS encoding ABC transporter substrate-binding protein, whose amino-acid sequence MRRLLPALAAALLFAGAACGSERPQAPPRPTPTPTLAGSGPAGDRVVTDMAGRAVRLPARVERVVVTAPAAADYARALGLEVIGQPSDIPPAAGAQPVGSTLNPDFPAIAALAPDLVIGDAAVQGARIADFDRFTLPVYLVKAADYLSILDAIERLGGAVGREGDAAALRADVEARVVAAALAARERRGAAGPRVLVLTGAGRDTFAAGPATYVGNLLSILGAENALPNPPEGGPLPGFGVIDAGQAALLRPDVVLILPAGDGSLESRIRSDPAWSAAPAVRSGRVYVLDRMLFLRAPGPRVAEAVETLLELLYPAR is encoded by the coding sequence ATGAGGCGGCTCCTCCCGGCGCTCGCTGCCGCGCTCCTGTTCGCCGGGGCCGCCTGCGGCTCCGAACGGCCGCAGGCGCCGCCCCGCCCGACGCCGACCCCCACCCTCGCCGGGAGCGGGCCGGCCGGCGACCGCGTCGTGACCGACATGGCCGGCCGCGCGGTGCGCCTCCCTGCCAGGGTGGAGCGCGTTGTGGTCACCGCCCCCGCCGCGGCCGACTACGCGCGCGCCCTCGGGCTCGAGGTCATCGGCCAGCCTTCCGACATCCCCCCGGCGGCCGGGGCGCAGCCGGTGGGCAGCACGCTCAACCCCGATTTCCCCGCCATCGCCGCGCTCGCGCCGGACCTCGTCATCGGCGACGCCGCCGTGCAGGGCGCGCGCATCGCCGATTTCGACCGGTTCACGCTTCCCGTCTACCTCGTGAAAGCCGCGGACTACCTGTCGATCCTCGACGCCATCGAGCGGCTCGGTGGCGCCGTGGGCCGGGAGGGGGACGCCGCCGCCCTCCGCGCCGACGTCGAAGCGCGCGTTGTCGCCGCCGCGCTGGCCGCCCGGGAGCGCCGCGGGGCCGCCGGTCCGCGGGTGCTCGTCCTCACTGGCGCCGGCCGCGATACCTTCGCCGCCGGCCCCGCGACCTACGTGGGCAACCTGCTCAGCATCCTCGGCGCCGAGAACGCCCTGCCGAACCCGCCCGAGGGCGGACCGCTGCCCGGCTTCGGCGTCATCGATGCCGGGCAGGCCGCGCTCCTCCGGCCGGATGTCGTGCTCATCCTCCCCGCGGGCGACGGGAGCCTCGAGTCGCGCATCCGGAGCGACCCGGCGTGGTCCGCCGCACCCGCCGTCCGCAGCGGCCGCGTCTACGTGCTCGACCGGATGCTCTTCCTGCGCGCGCCCGGCCCGCGGGTCGCCGAGGCGGTCGAAACGCTCCTCGAGCTGCTCTACCCAGCGCGCTAG
- a CDS encoding phosphotransferase, whose translation MTSLSIPATMDEVTPEWLTAALRERGHLREARVIEAPRQRIGEGVGILGELARITLVYDREEPGAPRTLIAKIPTADPGGRGVAHMLGFYEKERRIYDELAHRIGVRSARAYYTAGDPESVQYIILMEDLAGLRLGDQVAGASAEECFTLVREVGKLHARWWNAPELAALDWIPRGNDPVNLMAAVAFAQAVEPFLQNFGGELSEFERDLVLRYMHRMNPMQDRFSQAPETLCHGDLRLDNVFWGSPEGDAPLTLVDWQIAIKARGPYDIGYFMSQSVDTPIRRAHERDIVRAYHETLVEHGVRDYSWEQCWDDYRMTVMWCLTYPVVSCGSIDLANERGLALARAMLRRALDAILDLEAYDVLDTLEERPHPLVLEAAAARQQA comes from the coding sequence ATGACCAGCCTTTCGATTCCCGCCACGATGGATGAGGTCACGCCGGAGTGGCTGACCGCCGCGCTGCGCGAGCGCGGCCACCTGCGCGAGGCCCGCGTCATCGAGGCGCCGCGCCAGCGGATCGGCGAGGGGGTGGGCATTCTCGGCGAACTCGCCCGCATCACGCTTGTCTACGACCGGGAGGAGCCGGGCGCCCCGCGGACGCTCATCGCGAAGATCCCGACGGCGGACCCCGGCGGCCGGGGCGTGGCCCACATGCTCGGCTTCTACGAGAAGGAGCGGCGGATCTACGACGAGCTGGCCCACCGGATCGGCGTCCGCAGCGCGCGGGCGTACTACACGGCCGGCGACCCCGAATCGGTGCAGTACATCATCCTGATGGAGGACCTCGCCGGGCTGCGCCTGGGCGACCAGGTGGCCGGGGCCTCGGCCGAGGAGTGCTTCACGCTCGTGCGCGAGGTCGGGAAACTGCACGCCCGCTGGTGGAACGCGCCCGAGCTCGCCGCGCTCGACTGGATCCCGCGCGGGAACGACCCCGTCAACCTGATGGCCGCCGTCGCCTTCGCGCAGGCCGTCGAACCGTTCCTCCAGAACTTCGGCGGCGAACTGAGCGAATTCGAGCGCGACCTCGTCCTCCGGTACATGCACCGGATGAACCCGATGCAGGACCGCTTCTCGCAGGCGCCTGAGACGCTCTGCCACGGCGACCTCCGGCTCGACAATGTCTTCTGGGGCAGCCCCGAGGGCGACGCGCCGCTCACGCTGGTCGACTGGCAGATCGCCATCAAAGCCCGCGGCCCGTACGACATCGGCTACTTCATGAGCCAGTCGGTCGATACGCCCATCCGCCGGGCGCACGAGCGGGACATTGTCCGCGCCTACCACGAGACGCTGGTGGAGCACGGCGTGCGGGACTACAGCTGGGAACAGTGCTGGGACGACTACCGGATGACCGTCATGTGGTGCCTCACCTACCCGGTGGTCTCGTGCGGGTCGATCGACCTCGCGAACGAGCGCGGGCTGGCGCTGGCCCGGGCGATGCTCCGCCGGGCCCTGGACGCGATCCTCGACCTCGAGGCGTACGACGTGCTGGATACGCTCGAGGAGCGGCCCCACCCGCTGGTGCTCGAGGCGGCAGCGGCCCGGCAGCAGGCCTAG
- a CDS encoding tetratricopeptide repeat protein, which produces MPLTDRYGLELSTGSPRAAEAYCRGLDHALAAEAEAEACFREARLEDPGFALAHIAEARMLQFRARPAEAREAADRALQVVGGATRRERQHVEAIATAVAGDPRGALEKVRAHVAEFPRDAFVLSQATGVYGLIGFSGRLERNEEQLALLEPLAGAYGDDWWFLSQIAFAYNELFRHREAQQAVERSLAGNPRNGHASHTVAHIAYETGDAEGGAAFLREWLVGYDPAHQLYVHNHWHLALFELAAGNFARVLDLYDRVIRPSVATSPPLGTIADAASLLWRCTLTERPAADLPWAEVAEYAAAWFPRPGTTWADAHCLIAWCAVNDTARLTALVGQLRDRVAGGKVYAGPVLVTLAEGYLAFAHGDWDRAANLFQLARPEVVRLGGSHAQRDVFEETLIEACARAGRLEQARAILEERLDRRPNGRDRRWLEHITAREAATA; this is translated from the coding sequence ATGCCCTTGACCGACCGCTACGGGCTCGAACTTTCGACCGGCTCGCCGCGGGCCGCCGAGGCCTACTGCCGCGGGCTGGACCACGCGCTCGCCGCCGAGGCGGAGGCCGAGGCCTGCTTCCGCGAAGCGCGGCTCGAAGACCCGGGCTTCGCGCTCGCCCACATCGCTGAGGCGCGGATGCTCCAGTTCCGGGCACGGCCGGCCGAAGCCCGCGAGGCCGCCGACCGCGCCCTGCAGGTGGTCGGCGGGGCGACGCGGCGCGAACGCCAGCACGTCGAGGCGATCGCCACGGCCGTCGCAGGCGACCCCCGCGGCGCGCTCGAGAAGGTCCGCGCCCACGTGGCGGAGTTCCCGCGCGACGCCTTCGTGCTCTCGCAGGCCACGGGCGTGTACGGGCTCATCGGCTTCAGCGGGCGGCTGGAGCGGAACGAGGAGCAGCTCGCCCTGCTCGAACCGCTCGCCGGGGCCTACGGCGACGACTGGTGGTTCCTCTCGCAGATCGCCTTCGCCTACAACGAGCTGTTCCGCCACCGCGAAGCGCAGCAGGCGGTGGAGCGCTCGCTGGCCGGGAACCCGCGCAACGGCCACGCATCGCACACCGTCGCCCATATCGCCTACGAAACCGGCGACGCCGAGGGCGGCGCGGCCTTCCTCCGGGAGTGGCTCGTCGGCTACGACCCTGCCCACCAGCTCTACGTCCACAATCACTGGCACCTCGCCCTCTTCGAGCTGGCGGCCGGGAACTTCGCGCGCGTCCTCGACCTGTACGACCGGGTGATCCGGCCGTCGGTGGCCACCTCGCCGCCGCTGGGCACCATCGCCGATGCGGCCTCGCTCCTCTGGCGGTGCACGCTCACCGAGCGGCCGGCGGCCGACCTCCCGTGGGCCGAGGTCGCGGAGTACGCCGCCGCCTGGTTCCCGCGGCCGGGGACGACCTGGGCCGACGCCCACTGCCTCATCGCCTGGTGCGCGGTGAACGACACCGCCCGGCTGACGGCGCTCGTCGGCCAGCTGCGCGACCGGGTGGCCGGCGGAAAGGTGTACGCGGGGCCGGTCCTCGTGACGCTGGCCGAGGGGTACCTCGCCTTCGCCCACGGCGACTGGGACCGGGCGGCGAACCTCTTCCAGCTCGCCCGGCCGGAGGTGGTCCGCCTCGGCGGGAGCCATGCCCAGCGCGACGTCTTCGAGGAGACCCTGATCGAGGCGTGCGCGCGGGCCGGGCGGCTCGAACAGGCACGCGCCATTCTCGAGGAGCGGCTCGACCGGCGCCCGAACGGCCGCGACCGCCGCTGGCTGGAGCACATCACCGCGCGGGAGGCAGCGACCGCCTGA
- a CDS encoding exonuclease/endonuclease/phosphatase family protein, protein MLTRRAALVGLLAAVAWAGLAACSSSTPSDSYARPVETPEPTPTRPVPTPEPTPEPTEFRVAFINLMSPVQTDANDTSAGDTFDQRLQLVIDELRSYRPDLVGFSEATWTAKHGSAVAKLAAELKMEPLFVQANPWFAGRTEQQNRELAKQIGFEEGELVLVRSDRWVVLGATPAWLNPRTSETEGRAALHVRIKGPSAVGTVDVFITHLTGGGERLRGQQAESFAEFVRKQRTGGPAIILADLSDPPGSPAYQALIGLGFEDPLAGIDPPTCCRPGVIGDQPEPTVRTSFILSAGWRASVAAAFATKPGRLPDGRPLYASDHNGVWALFPVPKGSGQ, encoded by the coding sequence ATGCTGACCCGGCGCGCGGCCCTTGTCGGCCTGCTCGCGGCCGTGGCCTGGGCCGGGCTCGCCGCCTGCTCGAGCAGCACGCCCTCGGACAGCTACGCCCGGCCGGTCGAGACGCCGGAGCCCACCCCGACCCGGCCCGTGCCCACGCCCGAGCCGACGCCCGAGCCGACCGAGTTCCGGGTCGCCTTCATCAACCTGATGAGCCCGGTCCAGACCGACGCGAACGACACGAGCGCCGGCGACACCTTCGACCAGCGGCTCCAGCTCGTCATCGATGAGCTGCGGAGCTACCGGCCCGACCTCGTCGGCTTCAGCGAGGCCACGTGGACGGCGAAGCACGGCTCGGCGGTGGCGAAGCTCGCTGCGGAGCTGAAGATGGAGCCGCTCTTCGTGCAGGCGAACCCGTGGTTTGCGGGCCGCACCGAGCAGCAGAACCGGGAGCTTGCGAAGCAGATCGGCTTCGAGGAAGGCGAGCTGGTGCTGGTCCGCAGCGACCGGTGGGTGGTGCTCGGCGCGACGCCGGCGTGGCTGAACCCGCGGACCAGCGAGACCGAAGGGCGGGCCGCGCTCCACGTCCGCATCAAGGGGCCGTCGGCCGTGGGCACGGTCGACGTCTTCATCACCCACCTGACAGGCGGGGGCGAACGGCTGCGCGGCCAGCAGGCGGAGTCGTTCGCCGAGTTCGTCCGGAAGCAGCGGACCGGCGGGCCGGCGATCATCCTCGCCGACCTCTCCGACCCGCCGGGCTCGCCGGCGTACCAGGCGCTGATTGGCCTCGGCTTCGAGGACCCGCTGGCCGGCATCGACCCGCCGACCTGCTGCCGCCCGGGCGTCATCGGCGACCAGCCGGAGCCGACGGTGCGGACGTCGTTCATCCTCTCGGCAGGGTGGCGGGCCTCGGTGGCCGCCGCCTTTGCGACGAAGCCGGGCCGGCTGCCGGACGGACGGCCGCTTTATGCCAGCGACCACAACGGGGTCTGGGCGCTCTTCCCCGTGCCGAAGGGGAGCGGCCAGTAG
- the ileS gene encoding isoleucine--tRNA ligase: MFRSVDPKVSFPELEARILQFWKEHRIFEKSIEQRPEDRLFVFYEGPPTANARPGIHHVLSRVFKDLIPRYKTMRGYRVPRKGGWDTHGLPVELEIEKELGLKSKPEIEEYGIAAFNEKCKESVSRYVEEWTRLSERIAFWADYDNPYVTYDNGYIETCWWIFKQLWEAGFVYQDYRSTPHCPRCGTSLSDHEVALGYQDDVPDPSVFVKFRIPGDALAAAGFRTEKPLALVAWTTTPWTLPGNVALAVKSDASYGVYDLGEEAVVLAEALAPRVLGEGAQPAASLRGEQLVGIAYEPLYRPELLGHPVRRFDDDGRLRPLAPGEATDGLRRVIAADYVSLEDGSGIVHIAPAFGGEDFEEGKHYRLLFAQPIDLRGIMAEGLPGAGKFAKQADRDIERDLEERGLLLKKGTIRHTYPFCWRCGTPLLYYAKPSWYLRTTALREQLLAGNERINWYPEHIKHGRFGNWLANNIDWAVSRERYWGTPLPFWRCDACGEAACIGSRAELIERAEDPEAARALDDLHRPFVDAVTIRCPACGGTARRVPEVADAWFDSGAMPYAQWHFPFVHEAEFQRHFPADFICEAIDQTRGWFYTLHAEATLLHAAGAIPDGIAYRNVICLGHINDEKGNKMSKSRGNTVDPWTVIDRHGADATRWYMYAASPAGSPRRFSAGLVEEGLRRFLLTLWNTYSFFVSYASIDGFRPSGRWEPAAEIDRWLLSELNALVAKVTDELEQYDPTDAARAIEAFVDDLSNWYVRRSRRRFWRGATEGDADKQSAYETLYAALTTLAKLLAPFTPFVAEELWQNLVRTVDPAAPESVHLAAWPEPHPARIDDRLNAETQLVKRLCSLGRAARAKAQIKVRQPVAEVVVKLRDAAEAAVVERNRHLVLEELNAKALRIVEDETAVVAYDVKPNLPVLGPKHGQALGAIRQGLAAMDPAEVAAAVRRGRAITIAGIELEPGDILLQAQDREGYAAAQEAGYTVAVATAITPELADEGLAREIVRRLQDLRREAGFELADRIIAWVAGDADVARVLERHGAYIRGETLALELRSEEPPADATRSEDDLEGTRVVFGVRRAG, encoded by the coding sequence GTGTTCCGTTCTGTCGACCCGAAGGTCAGCTTCCCCGAGCTCGAAGCGCGCATCCTCCAGTTCTGGAAGGAGCACCGCATCTTCGAAAAGAGCATCGAGCAGCGCCCGGAAGACCGCCTCTTCGTCTTTTACGAAGGCCCGCCCACGGCCAACGCCCGCCCGGGCATCCACCACGTCCTCTCTCGCGTCTTCAAGGACCTCATCCCGCGCTATAAGACGATGCGCGGCTACCGCGTCCCACGGAAAGGCGGCTGGGATACCCACGGCCTGCCCGTAGAACTCGAAATCGAAAAGGAGCTCGGACTCAAATCCAAGCCCGAGATCGAGGAGTACGGCATCGCCGCCTTCAATGAGAAGTGCAAGGAGTCCGTCTCCCGCTACGTGGAGGAGTGGACCCGCCTAAGCGAGCGGATCGCCTTCTGGGCCGACTACGACAACCCCTACGTCACCTACGACAACGGCTACATCGAAACCTGCTGGTGGATCTTCAAGCAGCTCTGGGAGGCCGGCTTCGTCTACCAGGACTACCGCTCGACGCCCCACTGCCCCCGCTGCGGCACCAGCCTGAGCGACCACGAAGTCGCCCTCGGCTACCAGGACGACGTGCCCGACCCCTCCGTCTTCGTGAAGTTCCGCATCCCCGGCGATGCCCTCGCCGCCGCAGGCTTCCGCACCGAAAAGCCGCTCGCCCTCGTGGCGTGGACCACCACCCCGTGGACGCTCCCCGGCAACGTCGCCCTCGCCGTCAAGAGCGATGCCTCCTACGGCGTCTACGACCTCGGCGAGGAGGCCGTGGTGCTCGCCGAGGCGCTCGCCCCGCGGGTGCTCGGCGAGGGCGCGCAGCCGGCCGCTTCGCTCCGCGGCGAGCAGCTCGTCGGCATCGCCTACGAGCCGCTCTACCGGCCCGAGCTGCTCGGCCACCCGGTCCGCCGGTTCGACGACGACGGCCGCCTCCGCCCGCTCGCACCCGGCGAAGCGACCGACGGCCTCCGCCGGGTCATCGCCGCCGACTACGTCTCCCTCGAGGACGGGTCGGGCATCGTCCACATCGCCCCGGCCTTCGGCGGCGAGGACTTCGAAGAGGGCAAGCACTACCGCCTCCTCTTCGCCCAGCCGATCGACCTCCGCGGCATCATGGCCGAGGGGCTGCCCGGCGCCGGCAAATTCGCCAAGCAGGCCGACCGCGACATCGAGCGCGACCTCGAAGAGCGCGGCCTGCTGCTCAAGAAGGGCACCATCCGCCACACCTACCCCTTCTGCTGGCGCTGCGGCACCCCGCTCCTCTACTACGCGAAGCCGAGCTGGTACCTCCGCACCACGGCCCTCCGCGAGCAGCTCCTGGCCGGAAACGAACGGATCAACTGGTACCCCGAGCACATCAAGCACGGCCGCTTCGGCAACTGGCTCGCGAACAACATCGACTGGGCCGTCAGCCGCGAGCGGTACTGGGGCACGCCCCTCCCCTTCTGGCGGTGCGACGCCTGCGGCGAGGCGGCCTGCATCGGCTCCCGCGCCGAGCTCATCGAGCGGGCCGAAGACCCGGAGGCCGCCCGCGCCCTCGACGACCTCCACCGCCCCTTCGTCGACGCCGTCACCATCCGCTGCCCGGCCTGCGGCGGCACCGCACGGCGCGTCCCCGAGGTGGCCGACGCGTGGTTCGACAGCGGCGCGATGCCCTACGCCCAGTGGCACTTCCCCTTCGTGCACGAGGCGGAGTTCCAGCGCCACTTCCCGGCCGACTTCATCTGCGAGGCGATCGACCAGACCCGCGGCTGGTTCTATACCCTCCACGCCGAGGCCACGCTCCTCCACGCCGCCGGCGCCATCCCCGACGGCATCGCCTACCGCAACGTCATCTGCCTCGGCCACATCAACGACGAAAAAGGCAACAAGATGTCGAAGAGCCGGGGCAACACGGTCGACCCGTGGACTGTCATCGACCGCCACGGCGCCGATGCAACCCGCTGGTACATGTACGCCGCCAGCCCCGCCGGCTCACCCCGCCGCTTCAGCGCCGGCCTCGTCGAAGAGGGCCTCCGCCGCTTCCTCCTCACCCTCTGGAACACCTATAGCTTCTTCGTCAGCTACGCCAGCATCGACGGCTTCCGCCCCTCCGGCCGCTGGGAGCCGGCCGCCGAGATCGACCGCTGGCTTCTGAGCGAACTGAACGCCCTCGTCGCCAAAGTCACCGACGAGCTCGAACAGTACGACCCGACCGACGCCGCCCGCGCCATCGAGGCGTTCGTCGACGACCTTTCGAACTGGTACGTCCGCCGCTCCCGCCGCCGCTTCTGGCGCGGCGCCACCGAGGGCGACGCAGACAAGCAGAGCGCCTACGAAACGCTCTACGCAGCCCTCACCACCCTCGCGAAGCTGCTCGCGCCGTTTACCCCGTTCGTCGCCGAGGAGCTCTGGCAGAACCTCGTCCGCACGGTCGACCCCGCCGCTCCCGAGAGCGTCCACCTCGCGGCGTGGCCCGAGCCACACCCGGCGCGCATCGATGACCGCCTGAACGCCGAGACGCAGCTCGTCAAGCGGCTCTGCTCCCTGGGCCGCGCGGCCCGCGCGAAGGCCCAGATCAAGGTCCGCCAGCCGGTCGCCGAGGTCGTCGTGAAGCTCCGCGACGCCGCCGAGGCCGCGGTCGTCGAACGGAACCGGCACCTCGTCCTCGAAGAGCTGAACGCGAAGGCGCTCCGCATCGTCGAGGACGAAACGGCCGTGGTGGCCTACGACGTGAAGCCGAACCTCCCCGTCCTCGGGCCGAAGCACGGGCAGGCGCTGGGCGCCATCCGGCAGGGGCTCGCCGCCATGGACCCGGCCGAGGTCGCCGCCGCCGTCCGCCGCGGCCGGGCCATCACAATCGCCGGCATCGAACTGGAGCCCGGCGACATCCTCCTGCAGGCGCAGGACCGTGAGGGGTACGCCGCCGCACAGGAGGCCGGCTACACCGTGGCCGTGGCGACCGCCATCACGCCCGAGCTCGCCGACGAGGGGCTCGCCCGCGAAATCGTCCGCCGGCTGCAGGACCTCCGCCGCGAGGCCGGCTTCGAACTTGCCGACCGGATCATCGCGTGGGTCGCCGGCGACGCCGATGTGGCCCGCGTGCTGGAGCGCCACGGCGCCTACATCCGCGGCGAGACGCTCGCCCTCGAGCTCCGCAGCGAGGAGCCGCCCGCCGACGCGACCCGTTCCGAGGACGACCTCGAAGGCACCCGGGTGGTCTTCGGCGTCCGCCGGGCCGGCTGA